One genomic segment of Methanorbis rubei includes these proteins:
- a CDS encoding VOC family protein yields the protein MKFTMIHNNINVLNLEKSMKFYEEALGLTEVKRIAPESGEFIIVYLGDGSGCHKLELTWLRDRDEPYDLGDNEFHLAFGTDDYEGALAKHQKMGCVEFINEEMGIYFITDPDGYWLEVLPPGRG from the coding sequence ATGAAGTTCACGATGATTCACAATAATATCAATGTGCTGAATCTGGAAAAGTCGATGAAGTTTTATGAGGAGGCCCTTGGCCTCACTGAAGTGAAACGCATTGCTCCTGAGTCCGGGGAGTTTATTATCGTGTATCTGGGAGACGGATCAGGATGCCACAAGCTGGAGCTGACCTGGCTGCGGGACCGCGACGAGCCCTACGATCTCGGTGACAATGAGTTTCATCTTGCGTTTGGTACTGACGATTACGAAGGCGCTCTTGCAAAACACCAGAAGATGGGTTGCGTTGAGTTTATCAATGAAGAGATGGGAATTTATTTCATCACTGACCCTGACGGCTACTGGCTTGAGGTTCTTCCCCCGGGAAGGGGATAA
- a CDS encoding ATP-dependent DNA helicase RecQ, translating into MTQDIQKTLEAFFHHQTFRPNQEEIISDVVAGRDVLAVMATGGGKSLCYQLPAMMLDGMTVVISPLIALMKDQVDALLAQGVRVGTLNSMQTYDEKLRVEREISSGSLRILYVSPERAVTPAFFQVLSRCRVALFAVDEAHCISMWGHQFRPEYREIKVLREKFPNVPVIALTATATERVREDIVRELGMKNSREYVGSFNRKNLRYEAYEEPTGMVRIQKIVSYVVANPNVSGIIYCFSRASCEEVAERLRRHRILASPYHAGMPTPERNRIQEGFLNNTIRVICATVAFGMGIDKPDVRYVIHAHLPKDLESYYQETGRAGRDGKPSDCILYYSAGDRAKISSMLEREFTDVQRLRIAKGKVADMYSYCTTSGCRRKLLLSYFGEDISPCRNCDICDRSNTKPKKVAAPSGDLPKIVFDAAKDLSGQMTMSSFVSFLLGLDRAHTKSSGLTSHSFYGAAKDYGRAEVMGVVQDLIAAKKLSLKGKSVMKLCVAEK; encoded by the coding sequence ATGACGCAGGACATCCAAAAAACTCTGGAAGCGTTCTTTCACCACCAGACGTTTCGGCCCAATCAGGAAGAGATCATCAGCGATGTGGTCGCGGGCCGCGATGTTCTTGCAGTCATGGCAACAGGCGGCGGAAAATCCCTCTGCTACCAGCTTCCGGCCATGATGCTTGACGGCATGACCGTCGTAATATCGCCCTTGATCGCCCTCATGAAGGATCAGGTGGACGCTCTTCTGGCTCAGGGAGTTCGCGTCGGGACGCTTAACAGCATGCAGACCTATGATGAAAAACTCCGTGTCGAGCGGGAGATCTCATCCGGCAGTCTTCGCATCCTCTATGTCTCGCCCGAGCGTGCCGTCACTCCTGCATTTTTTCAGGTCCTCTCCCGCTGTCGGGTCGCACTTTTTGCGGTGGATGAAGCCCACTGCATCTCAATGTGGGGTCATCAGTTCAGGCCCGAGTACCGCGAGATCAAAGTTCTGCGGGAAAAGTTTCCAAACGTCCCCGTCATCGCCCTCACCGCGACCGCAACCGAACGGGTCCGCGAGGACATCGTCCGCGAACTCGGCATGAAAAATTCCCGCGAGTACGTCGGCAGCTTCAACCGGAAAAATCTCAGATACGAAGCCTACGAGGAACCGACCGGCATGGTGCGGATCCAGAAAATTGTCAGCTACGTGGTTGCCAATCCGAATGTTTCCGGCATCATCTACTGCTTCTCACGGGCAAGCTGTGAGGAGGTCGCAGAGCGTCTCAGACGCCACCGCATTCTTGCGAGCCCCTACCATGCCGGCATGCCGACTCCTGAACGCAACCGGATTCAGGAAGGATTTTTGAACAACACGATTCGCGTCATCTGTGCAACGGTCGCGTTCGGCATGGGAATTGACAAACCTGATGTCAGATACGTCATCCATGCCCATCTCCCCAAAGACCTTGAGTCCTATTATCAGGAGACAGGCCGGGCAGGCCGCGACGGAAAGCCGTCGGACTGCATCCTCTACTACTCAGCAGGCGATCGGGCAAAGATCTCGTCCATGCTGGAACGCGAGTTCACTGATGTGCAGAGGCTGCGGATTGCGAAGGGAAAAGTTGCTGATATGTACAGCTACTGTACGACGTCCGGATGCCGGCGTAAGCTCCTCCTCTCCTACTTTGGCGAGGATATTTCGCCATGCAGAAACTGTGATATCTGTGACCGGTCTAATACAAAACCAAAAAAGGTCGCGGCCCCGTCAGGAGATCTTCCAAAGATCGTGTTTGATGCTGCAAAAGATCTCAGCGGTCAGATGACGATGTCATCGTTTGTTTCGTTTCTTCTCGGCCTTGACCGGGCGCACACGAAAAGTTCCGGTCTTACGAGTCATTCATTCTATGGAGCGGCAAAGGATTACGGTCGGGCTGAGGTGATGGGTGTTGTGCAGGATCTTATTGCTGCCAAAAAACTTTCTTTGAAGGGAAAGTCAGTGATGAAACTCTGCGTTGCGGAGAAGTAA
- the pepD gene encoding beta-Ala-His dipeptidase — translation MNHGPVLEYFEAITKIPRPSKHEEKMRKYLLAFARDHHLSAREDAAGNICIVREPDPACRDAPAVVLQSHMDMVCEKDQTKTINFETDPIETEIVGDWIYAKGTTLGADNGIGIAYSLAALTENIRAGKIECLFTVDEETGLTGAKAVSAEMFEGSLLINLDSEEEGAICTGCAGGVETVAEISWTPVSSPAENVYFRITIDGLSGGHSGMEIHLGRANSIKILAEFLAKITAITVCRLSGGNLSNAIPRHAEAVFGIPEADVEHVRDMFSAFECETIKKYEQTDPHISLSLEPKEVEEKSIPNDVARELIAALNACQNGVIAMSAVIPDLVQTSTNLAAIEMKDNSLAITTLQRSVSESEKFAVSKSIAELFEQCGAVVITENEFPGWMPDPNSPLLQTAIRVHEKMYGARPLVGATHGGLECGLFKRVRPELDMIAIGPNITGAHSPKERMQISSANRVWEYLCEILEEIGEKK, via the coding sequence ATGAATCACGGACCAGTTCTTGAGTACTTTGAGGCGATCACAAAAATTCCCCGCCCTTCAAAGCACGAGGAAAAAATGCGGAAGTATCTTTTGGCATTTGCCAGAGATCACCATCTCTCTGCACGCGAGGATGCCGCAGGCAACATCTGCATCGTCCGCGAGCCGGATCCTGCCTGCAGGGATGCTCCCGCGGTTGTTCTGCAGTCCCACATGGACATGGTCTGTGAAAAGGATCAAACGAAGACGATCAACTTCGAGACAGATCCGATCGAGACAGAAATTGTCGGCGACTGGATCTACGCGAAAGGGACAACACTTGGTGCAGATAACGGTATTGGTATCGCCTACAGTCTTGCGGCTCTGACGGAAAATATCAGGGCTGGAAAAATCGAGTGCCTATTCACAGTCGATGAGGAGACCGGTCTTACGGGAGCGAAGGCGGTGTCTGCGGAGATGTTTGAAGGCTCGCTCTTGATCAATCTTGACAGCGAGGAGGAGGGAGCAATCTGTACCGGATGCGCCGGAGGGGTGGAGACGGTTGCTGAGATCTCGTGGACGCCAGTTTCGTCTCCGGCAGAAAATGTCTACTTCCGAATCACTATCGACGGACTTTCCGGCGGACACTCAGGAATGGAGATTCATCTCGGACGGGCGAACTCAATAAAAATTCTTGCAGAATTTCTTGCGAAAATTACGGCGATAACCGTCTGCAGACTTTCGGGAGGAAATTTATCGAACGCGATACCAAGACATGCAGAGGCTGTCTTCGGTATTCCGGAGGCGGACGTCGAACATGTCAGGGACATGTTCTCTGCGTTTGAATGCGAGACCATAAAAAAATATGAACAGACTGATCCGCACATCTCGCTATCGCTTGAGCCAAAAGAGGTCGAGGAGAAAAGCATCCCGAATGATGTGGCCCGGGAACTGATTGCTGCCCTGAACGCATGTCAGAACGGGGTGATTGCGATGAGTGCGGTGATTCCTGATCTTGTGCAGACCTCAACCAATCTGGCGGCAATCGAGATGAAGGATAACTCGCTCGCGATCACAACTTTGCAGAGAAGTGTCTCTGAGTCTGAGAAATTCGCGGTCTCGAAAAGTATTGCAGAGTTGTTTGAACAATGCGGGGCGGTTGTTATCACAGAAAATGAATTCCCCGGCTGGATGCCTGACCCAAACTCACCGCTTTTGCAGACAGCGATTCGTGTGCATGAAAAAATGTACGGGGCAAGGCCTCTCGTCGGGGCGACGCATGGAGGGCTTGAGTGCGGGCTGTTCAAAAGAGTCCGGCCCGAACTCGATATGATCGCTATCGGGCCGAACATTACCGGTGCCCACTCGCCCAAAGAGCGGATGCAGATCTCTTCTGCGAATCGCGTGTGGGAGTATCTCTGCGAGATTCTTGAGGAGATCGGAGAGAAGAAGTGA
- a CDS encoding NfeD family protein, with amino-acid sequence MLETLLDPSVLPWVLIVAGAIFLVIEATTPGFFMAVPGTAMIVLGLMVLAGVDIFASPIGVGVAVLAAIVAAVISVLLYRRLSPDQEPITTGRDSLIGKTGHVVVEVVPDTISGKVDIAGVVWSAKSTGAKIAAGTKIQVTAASGVHITVEEVS; translated from the coding sequence ATGCTTGAAACACTTTTGGACCCTTCGGTGCTGCCGTGGGTTCTCATCGTTGCCGGTGCGATTTTCCTTGTCATCGAAGCGACAACGCCGGGATTTTTCATGGCTGTGCCCGGAACCGCCATGATTGTTCTCGGACTCATGGTCCTCGCCGGAGTTGATATCTTTGCGTCACCAATCGGTGTCGGCGTTGCCGTTCTCGCCGCAATTGTTGCGGCGGTGATCAGTGTTCTGTTGTACCGGAGACTGTCTCCGGATCAGGAACCGATCACAACCGGCAGGGACTCGCTTATCGGAAAAACCGGCCATGTTGTTGTTGAGGTGGTTCCGGATACGATCTCAGGCAAAGTCGATATCGCAGGCGTTGTCTGGAGCGCAAAAAGCACGGGCGCAAAAATTGCGGCCGGAACAAAAATACAGGTGACCGCCGCGAGCGGCGTTCACATAACCGTTGAGGAGGTTTCCTAA
- a CDS encoding SPFH domain-containing protein: protein MDIFTLVSIVLIIIILYIFAKGVVIIQPYQKGLAIRLGTYVGQMNPGFKWVVPFITTVIKLDLRTQVIDVPSQEVITKDNSPTDVDAIIYVRVMDPERAYFEVSNYRQATVALAQTSLRGIIGDMELDEVLYNRDMINRRLRDILDKETDQWGVKIERVEIKEVNPIGAVKQAMTEQTAAERERRAAILRADGEKRAAILKAEGLRQSMILESEGERQSKILRAEGERQSKILQAQGEAQGLRIVALGSRPLDKRAITVLSLNALQKMADGQATKIIFPFEVSTLIKQGAKFLGAEDLTEVDDAAPLDLDESILGDLPNPAEIAKVVDSIKPPEDPAAEAAAADEVPPISGST, encoded by the coding sequence ATGGACATATTTACTCTCGTTTCTATCGTACTGATAATTATTATTCTCTATATCTTTGCAAAAGGTGTTGTGATCATCCAGCCGTACCAGAAGGGTCTCGCCATCCGTCTCGGAACGTATGTCGGCCAGATGAATCCTGGATTCAAATGGGTCGTGCCGTTCATCACAACGGTCATCAAACTGGATCTCAGAACCCAGGTCATTGATGTTCCGTCCCAGGAGGTTATCACGAAAGACAACTCGCCGACCGATGTCGATGCGATCATCTACGTCCGCGTGATGGATCCTGAGCGGGCATACTTTGAGGTCTCAAACTATCGTCAGGCAACGGTCGCCCTTGCGCAAACGAGTCTTCGTGGCATCATTGGTGACATGGAGCTTGACGAGGTTCTCTACAACCGTGATATGATCAACCGCCGCCTCAGGGATATTCTCGATAAGGAGACCGATCAGTGGGGTGTCAAAATCGAGCGTGTTGAGATCAAAGAGGTCAACCCGATTGGTGCTGTCAAGCAGGCAATGACCGAGCAGACCGCGGCGGAACGTGAGCGGCGTGCGGCAATTCTTCGTGCTGACGGAGAGAAGCGTGCGGCAATTCTGAAAGCCGAAGGTCTTCGTCAGAGTATGATTCTTGAGTCTGAAGGTGAGCGGCAGAGTAAGATTCTCCGTGCTGAAGGTGAACGTCAGAGTAAAATTCTGCAGGCACAGGGAGAAGCCCAGGGTCTGCGGATTGTGGCGCTCGGTTCTCGCCCTCTTGACAAGAGAGCGATAACGGTTCTCTCGCTGAACGCTCTGCAGAAGATGGCGGATGGCCAGGCAACGAAGATCATCTTCCCGTTCGAGGTTTCGACCCTCATCAAGCAGGGGGCAAAGTTCCTTGGAGCTGAGGATCTTACCGAGGTCGATGATGCGGCCCCGCTCGATCTTGATGAGAGCATCCTTGGCGATCTTCCAAACCCTGCAGAGATTGCGAAGGTCGTTGACTCGATCAAACCACCGGAGGATCCGGCAGCTGAAGCCGCAGCGGCAGATGAAGTTCCGCCGATTTCGGGATCAACATAA
- a CDS encoding DUF432 domain-containing protein — MDDESSDDIPAFSYGRFTFDYAVNFAGLSLAIEQNRGMYHYHRAIGKAVREATISSSADARMIIHPVEPLYVPDPVTDFLEIKFSEMMIEPNGKTVIFLTFPIEIGVFIESKGETDVIDVFTFKPPKYSMYGSSHRGVITKWHKSQIHAYPPQAKNYEEGVLRLTIQNTTDEWVYVSRVIIYEKGMFLHYDNAVVSMAAEMTILNRESADVVGIDRPLRPEMSRSIRLYKPRKMSAFSNVSGSIVDTVFTMDLGLI; from the coding sequence GTGGACGACGAATCCTCAGACGACATCCCGGCGTTTTCTTATGGAAGGTTCACATTCGATTATGCCGTGAACTTTGCCGGTCTCTCCCTCGCAATTGAACAGAACCGCGGCATGTATCATTATCACCGTGCGATTGGAAAAGCAGTTCGCGAAGCAACCATCTCCTCCTCAGCAGATGCCAGAATGATCATTCATCCGGTTGAGCCGCTCTATGTTCCTGATCCGGTCACCGACTTTCTCGAGATAAAGTTCAGTGAGATGATGATCGAGCCGAACGGTAAAACTGTCATCTTCCTCACGTTCCCGATCGAGATCGGCGTCTTCATCGAGTCCAAAGGGGAGACCGATGTCATCGACGTGTTCACCTTCAAGCCGCCAAAGTACTCCATGTACGGCTCATCCCACCGCGGTGTCATCACCAAATGGCACAAATCGCAGATTCATGCCTACCCCCCGCAGGCGAAAAATTACGAAGAGGGAGTTCTCAGGCTCACCATTCAAAACACCACCGACGAATGGGTGTATGTGTCACGCGTCATCATCTATGAAAAAGGAATGTTCCTCCACTATGATAACGCGGTCGTTTCAATGGCCGCGGAGATGACCATCCTCAACCGTGAAAGTGCAGACGTTGTGGGCATTGACCGGCCTCTCAGACCTGAGATGTCCCGCTCGATTCGGCTCTACAAACCAAGAAAGATGTCGGCCTTCTCCAATGTCTCCGGTTCGATTGTCGATACCGTCTTCACCATGGACCTGGGGCTGATCTGA
- a CDS encoding mechanosensitive ion channel family protein: MAEINVTGIMESLFNGAGSLTTSVENTSFLATKPFESFGIAMTYGDIIAVVVIIAATFIIAKLLSNIVRRMFSGKIDKGNLAFMEKLTRWTIYFFGFLAVSTPLGIDFSGLMVAGGIIAVAIGFASQSTLSNFISGLLLMFERPVGLGDNIAVKGTEGYVEDIGLMSTTLRTYKGVYVRVPNEAMFTSDITNYVAHIARRFDYNITIRYKDDAEKAMKIIKETVDKHPYALKSPAPSVFVDNLGPNGSNLLVRIWAPSGYWWDAKTELLGKIVQALRAAGIVIPFDQNVVWFGHDQNKSLDRAMYGRPIQPSSSPEYLQTAGPGREQSAPENTAQVK, translated from the coding sequence ATGGCGGAAATTAACGTTACCGGCATCATGGAGAGTCTGTTCAACGGGGCGGGATCGCTTACCACAAGCGTTGAAAACACGAGTTTCCTCGCAACAAAACCCTTCGAAAGTTTTGGCATCGCCATGACCTACGGCGACATCATCGCTGTTGTCGTCATCATTGCCGCGACCTTCATCATCGCAAAACTGCTCTCCAACATCGTGCGCAGGATGTTTTCCGGCAAGATTGACAAAGGCAATCTCGCCTTCATGGAAAAGCTCACCCGCTGGACCATCTACTTCTTCGGATTCCTCGCGGTCAGCACTCCGCTCGGCATTGACTTCAGCGGCTTAATGGTTGCCGGAGGAATCATTGCGGTTGCGATCGGTTTTGCCAGTCAAAGCACTCTTTCCAACTTCATCTCCGGTCTTCTGCTGATGTTCGAGCGGCCGGTCGGCCTTGGCGACAACATTGCCGTCAAAGGAACCGAAGGATATGTCGAAGACATCGGCCTGATGTCAACAACGCTTCGCACCTACAAAGGCGTCTATGTCCGCGTGCCAAACGAAGCGATGTTCACCTCAGACATCACAAACTATGTTGCCCATATTGCACGGCGCTTTGACTACAACATCACCATCCGGTACAAGGATGATGCAGAAAAAGCGATGAAAATCATCAAGGAGACGGTTGACAAACATCCGTATGCCCTGAAGAGTCCTGCCCCTTCAGTGTTCGTGGACAATCTCGGCCCGAACGGCTCGAACCTTCTGGTCCGTATCTGGGCTCCGTCCGGATACTGGTGGGATGCGAAGACCGAACTTCTCGGAAAGATTGTGCAGGCCCTTCGCGCTGCAGGCATTGTCATCCCGTTCGATCAGAATGTGGTCTGGTTCGGCCATGATCAGAACAAGTCGCTGGACCGGGCAATGTACGGCCGTCCGATACAACCCTCCTCCTCTCCCGAATACCTCCAGACAGCCGGTCCCGGCAGGGAACAGTCTGCTCCGGAAAATACTGCCCAGGTGAAATAA